One segment of Acaryochloris thomasi RCC1774 DNA contains the following:
- the def gene encoding peptide deformylase, which translates to MSSEVVFDKRKLKSPPLNIHTLGDRVLRQPAKRVSQVNNDIRQLVKEMLQTMYSADGIGLAAPQVAVPKQVIVVDIDPDEAANSPLILINPQIRKRSDDLVADQEGCLSIPGVYLDVTRPEAIEVAYKDEQGRPQKIWATELLARAIQHEIDHLTGVMFVDRVENQLQLGQALSKQGFSHRAVKSINP; encoded by the coding sequence ATGTCTTCTGAAGTTGTTTTTGATAAACGCAAGCTCAAGAGTCCCCCTCTTAATATTCATACTTTGGGCGATCGCGTCCTGCGTCAGCCTGCCAAGCGGGTGTCTCAGGTCAACAACGATATTCGGCAGTTGGTTAAAGAGATGCTGCAGACGATGTATAGTGCTGACGGCATTGGTCTGGCTGCACCGCAGGTTGCAGTACCGAAGCAGGTGATTGTTGTAGATATTGACCCCGACGAAGCCGCTAACTCACCGTTGATTTTAATCAATCCGCAAATCCGCAAGCGAAGTGATGATCTCGTCGCCGATCAAGAAGGCTGTCTCAGCATTCCTGGGGTTTATTTAGACGTGACCCGTCCCGAAGCGATTGAAGTTGCTTACAAAGATGAACAGGGTAGGCCTCAAAAAATATGGGCTACTGAGCTACTTGCGCGGGCGATTCAGCACGAGATTGATCACCTAACCGGGGTGATGTTTGTTGATCGCGTTGAGAATCAGCTACAGCTGGGTCAGGCCCTCTCGAAGCAAGGCTTTTCCCACCGGGCCGTGAAATCCATCAACCCTTAG